In one window of Bradyrhizobium sp. AZCC 1721 DNA:
- a CDS encoding adenylate/guanylate cyclase domain-containing protein, producing the protein MALDQTKRKLAAILAADIAGYSRLMGADEEGTLARLKVLRRELIDPKNKQHRGRIVKTTGDGILIEFPSVVDAVRCAIEVQQGMVERNADVPQEKRIEFRVGVNLGDVMIEGRDLYGDGVNIAARLEALAEPGGICISRTVLSHARDKVSFDVEDAGEQTLKNIARPVHVYRIIDPSQRPATRKPEVPALALPDKPSVAVLPFTNMSGDPEQEFVSDGVAEDVITALSHYPSLFVIARNSSFTYKGRAVDVKQVGRELGVRYVLEGSVRKAGNRIRVTAQLIEAGTSNHVWAERYDRDLADIFAMQDELTEALTTALAPAIADAELRRAMRKPPESLDAWAAYQRGLWHLSKATPDDDATAESFFKQAIDLDPTFAGGYSALALYQLQAAAIYQKLDLPSAQRSAEALARRAVALDGADAESRSCLGWALQARGDADGALAEIERALSMSPNLAIAHGHRGATLIFAGRPREGLTALETCIRLDPRDPYLAVRLLHIACGLYFCSEYEASIEAAKRLIRSFPDFPMIYRWPAAALGQLGRTTEAKDALEKAVSRAPGAFDMYVRRRAPWFRPEDHAHLVEGLRKAGWNG; encoded by the coding sequence ATGGCTCTAGATCAGACCAAACGCAAGCTCGCGGCTATTCTCGCTGCCGATATTGCCGGCTATAGCCGGCTGATGGGTGCGGACGAAGAGGGCACGCTCGCCCGCCTCAAGGTGCTCCGCCGCGAGCTGATCGATCCAAAGAACAAGCAACATCGCGGCCGCATCGTGAAAACGACTGGTGATGGAATTCTAATTGAGTTTCCAAGCGTGGTGGATGCAGTTCGCTGCGCGATCGAGGTTCAGCAGGGCATGGTCGAACGCAATGCTGACGTACCGCAGGAGAAACGAATTGAGTTTCGTGTCGGGGTTAATCTTGGGGACGTGATGATCGAAGGCCGAGACCTCTATGGCGATGGCGTGAACATCGCGGCACGACTTGAGGCGCTGGCCGAACCCGGCGGCATATGTATCTCACGTACAGTCCTCAGTCACGCGCGCGATAAGGTGTCTTTCGACGTCGAGGACGCGGGCGAACAGACGCTGAAGAATATCGCCCGGCCGGTCCACGTTTACCGTATTATCGATCCAAGCCAGCGGCCCGCGACGCGCAAACCTGAGGTTCCGGCGCTCGCGTTGCCCGACAAACCGTCCGTCGCCGTGCTGCCATTCACCAACATGAGTGGCGACCCCGAGCAAGAGTTCGTCTCCGATGGGGTCGCCGAGGATGTGATCACGGCACTATCGCACTATCCCTCGCTGTTCGTCATCGCCCGGAACTCGTCCTTCACCTACAAGGGTCGAGCGGTCGATGTGAAACAGGTCGGACGCGAGCTCGGCGTGCGCTATGTGCTCGAAGGTAGCGTGCGCAAGGCCGGCAATCGGATCCGCGTCACTGCGCAATTGATAGAGGCAGGAACCAGCAACCATGTGTGGGCCGAGCGCTACGACCGAGATCTCGCCGATATTTTCGCTATGCAGGACGAACTCACCGAAGCGTTAACGACCGCCTTGGCCCCCGCCATCGCAGACGCCGAGCTGCGACGCGCCATGCGCAAGCCACCGGAGAGCCTCGATGCCTGGGCGGCCTATCAGCGCGGTCTGTGGCATCTGAGCAAAGCTACCCCAGACGACGATGCGACGGCAGAGAGTTTTTTTAAGCAGGCAATCGATCTCGACCCGACCTTCGCCGGCGGCTACAGCGCGCTCGCCTTGTATCAGCTGCAAGCGGCCGCGATCTACCAGAAGCTGGATCTGCCAAGCGCGCAACGCTCGGCCGAGGCCTTGGCCCGTCGGGCGGTCGCGCTCGATGGCGCCGATGCAGAATCCCGTTCATGCCTCGGCTGGGCCTTGCAAGCGCGCGGCGACGCCGACGGTGCGTTGGCGGAGATCGAGCGAGCTCTCTCAATGAGTCCAAATCTGGCCATCGCGCATGGCCACAGAGGCGCGACGCTGATCTTCGCGGGACGGCCAAGGGAAGGGCTCACGGCTCTCGAAACATGTATCAGGCTTGACCCCCGCGATCCGTATCTGGCAGTACGTTTATTGCACATTGCATGCGGACTATATTTCTGCAGCGAATACGAGGCTTCGATCGAAGCCGCGAAACGGCTGATCCGGTCGTTTCCCGATTTTCCGATGATCTACCGCTGGCCCGCGGCGGCGCTGGGCCAACTTGGGCGCACAACGGAAGCGAAGGATGCATTGGAGAAGGCCGTCTCGCGCGCACCGGGGGCATTCGACATGTATGTCCGCAGGCGAGCTCCGTGGTTTCGGCCGGAGGATCACGCTCATCTCGTCGAGGGTTTGCGCAAGGCCGGCTGGAATGGTTGA
- a CDS encoding PQQ-dependent sugar dehydrogenase — protein sequence MIRNANHRGARRSGPFSVMVALALCVSAPLDSTLARAPENGELSAPEVPADFGAVQIAGPFEFPWSIAVLPNGSILLTERVGRLQLIRPGSSAREITGVPPVLFSGHSGLLDVSVDPGFGENGIIYLSYVHGTGSSSTIRVLRAKLDEPRSKLKHKQVIFESSPPAPSPNQLGGRIAVTGDGYLFLTLGDRWEGERAQDLADHAGSIIRIRTDGSVPWDNPFVSLPEAKPEIWSYGHRNPQGLAFHARSGQLWSHEHGPKGGDELNLIISGRNYGWPVITHGIGYADEPIGEGAAKHGMEQPVYHWTPSIAPSGLALEGLDRITGFWIGALAGEALVNLDMKEGRIASERRFLRGELGRIRDVRVDSNNLVYFVTDGLAGEVYRLEPVVEQAHQEERRRR from the coding sequence ATGATCCGGAACGCGAATCATCGCGGCGCGCGCCGGAGCGGGCCGTTCAGCGTTATGGTGGCACTCGCTCTCTGTGTTAGCGCCCCGCTCGACAGCACCCTTGCTCGCGCTCCCGAAAACGGAGAACTCAGCGCTCCCGAAGTGCCCGCGGATTTCGGGGCCGTGCAAATTGCGGGTCCGTTCGAGTTCCCTTGGTCCATCGCTGTTCTGCCAAACGGCTCCATTCTCCTTACGGAACGTGTTGGCCGCCTTCAACTCATCCGGCCGGGGTCAAGTGCTCGCGAAATAACCGGCGTCCCTCCCGTCCTGTTCAGCGGGCACTCCGGACTTCTCGACGTTTCCGTTGATCCAGGTTTCGGCGAAAATGGCATTATCTACCTGTCTTATGTGCACGGAACCGGGTCATCCTCCACGATCCGCGTGCTCCGGGCCAAGCTCGATGAGCCGCGCTCGAAGCTTAAGCACAAGCAGGTCATCTTTGAGAGCTCGCCGCCCGCGCCGAGCCCGAACCAACTCGGAGGCCGGATCGCTGTGACCGGCGATGGATACCTATTTTTGACGCTTGGTGACCGCTGGGAGGGTGAGCGCGCGCAGGATCTGGCTGATCACGCCGGGTCAATCATTCGCATCCGCACCGACGGCTCGGTTCCGTGGGACAACCCGTTTGTTTCGCTGCCGGAGGCGAAGCCGGAGATCTGGAGCTATGGTCATCGCAACCCGCAAGGCCTCGCTTTTCATGCGCGTAGCGGCCAGTTGTGGTCGCATGAGCACGGACCGAAGGGCGGCGATGAGCTCAATTTGATCATCTCCGGCCGCAATTACGGGTGGCCCGTCATTACGCACGGTATCGGATATGCGGACGAGCCGATTGGCGAGGGTGCTGCCAAGCACGGTATGGAGCAGCCCGTTTATCATTGGACACCCTCGATTGCTCCGTCGGGATTGGCTCTCGAAGGTCTCGACCGTATCACCGGATTCTGGATTGGCGCGCTCGCTGGAGAAGCGTTGGTCAACCTGGACATGAAGGAGGGGCGGATCGCTTCCGAACGGCGTTTCCTCCGTGGCGAACTTGGTCGCATTCGTGACGTGCGCGTCGACTCCAACAACCTTGTATACTTTGTTACCGATGGTCTTGCTGGGGAGGTGTACCGGCTCGAGCCGGTCGTCGAACAGGCACACCAAGAGGAAAGGCGTCGGAGGTGA
- a CDS encoding DUF1127 domain-containing protein yields MITIRGATELGQTTAKRQVYSPLEIYWDAFQEWRKRERLRARLCRLSERELTDIGITRGEIDYVASNRGVITPHLSTGWQNGGALMLMMLCNACILVSGSEAEAQCTARDVLQNQLRLTKIPSPTMPRGLVRSAVDVPAWKKITVGTFSGSFALLNALSAIGCGVGDSAGEILARPAFTLSATKTDVELFTVSAAELGFKTETASLGQIYARAQELGFGLATPEIAPQLRLQYLDQPIGEFLIIGMEPIKTWKGEPVILTVANGGAGLILIGQDGRADAQISVASRFLFVQSKRAAPAEAALVHR; encoded by the coding sequence ATGATTACGATTCGCGGGGCCACCGAGCTTGGACAGACAACCGCAAAGCGGCAGGTCTACAGCCCCTTAGAGATATATTGGGATGCATTTCAAGAGTGGCGCAAACGAGAGAGGCTGCGAGCCCGGTTGTGCCGCCTGAGCGAAAGGGAGCTAACGGATATCGGTATCACGCGCGGTGAGATCGACTACGTTGCCTCGAACCGAGGTGTCATAACACCACATCTTTCTACAGGATGGCAAAATGGCGGGGCTCTCATGCTTATGATGCTCTGCAACGCGTGCATCCTCGTATCCGGGAGCGAAGCAGAAGCGCAATGCACGGCGAGAGATGTTTTGCAGAACCAACTGAGGCTCACCAAGATTCCCTCGCCGACCATGCCGCGAGGGCTAGTCAGATCCGCCGTCGATGTTCCGGCGTGGAAGAAGATTACAGTAGGGACGTTTTCAGGTTCGTTCGCACTTCTTAACGCGTTGAGTGCAATAGGTTGTGGCGTCGGAGACTCGGCTGGGGAAATTCTTGCTCGACCGGCCTTTACCCTCAGCGCCACGAAAACAGACGTGGAGCTTTTTACGGTATCGGCGGCCGAACTCGGTTTTAAGACCGAGACTGCGTCCCTGGGGCAAATTTATGCCCGCGCTCAAGAGCTAGGTTTTGGACTTGCGACACCAGAGATCGCTCCGCAACTGAGGCTTCAATACTTAGATCAGCCAATCGGTGAATTTCTCATCATCGGAATGGAGCCGATCAAAACATGGAAGGGCGAGCCCGTCATTTTGACTGTAGCTAATGGCGGAGCGGGACTAATCCTCATCGGCCAAGATGGCCGCGCCGACGCGCAAATTTCTGTGGCATCACGTTTCCTCTTCGTGCAGTCCAAGAGAGCGGCACCTGCGGAGGCAGCACTCGTCCATCGCTGA
- a CDS encoding winged helix-turn-helix domain-containing tetratricopeptide repeat protein, which produces MRYLFDYTFDTERRELHRGADAVSITPQVFDLLDYLVRNRERVVSKDDLISAVWNGRIVSDAALTTRLNAARNAIGDSGEKQRLIKTLPRKGFRFIGTVQEVPGPTVASFAAKAENPPKPAVDLHENTSARGMVMGRSSTPRLSIVVLPFANLGGGPEQEYFADGITESLTTDLSRISGTFVIACNTAFTYKGKAVDVQQLGRELSVRYVLEGSVQRGGDRLRVNVQLIDAETRSHLWADRFDKPVTNLFEMQDEIVARLAIALHAQLIEAEARRAELSPHPDAVDLIFQGRSWLSKGMTPEHMAQARSYFERALELDPGNIEALVGTANLDVASVIDVLDVDRDARLAAAETALIRVLSRSPRHARAHMFLGAVQSHTNRAALAIGQCEQALTLDSNLADAHGVIGWAKLCSGRGAETEAHFQEAFRLSPRDSRAYRWMLNIGIAKQVLGADAEAVVWLRRCVEANWNYPIGHFSLAAALARVGSPDEAQASVRAGLALDPTFTLRRLRHLVPGGLAVSTDPTFRAGAKRVLDDMRLAGVPEG; this is translated from the coding sequence TTGCGCTATCTCTTCGATTACACGTTTGACACCGAACGGCGTGAACTGCATCGGGGGGCAGATGCAGTGTCGATCACACCGCAGGTTTTTGACCTGCTCGATTACCTGGTTCGAAACCGGGAGCGCGTCGTCAGCAAAGACGACCTCATCAGTGCCGTTTGGAACGGACGCATCGTCTCCGATGCTGCGTTGACGACCCGCCTGAACGCTGCCCGTAATGCGATCGGCGATTCTGGCGAGAAACAGCGCTTGATAAAAACGCTGCCGCGCAAAGGCTTCCGTTTCATTGGTACAGTGCAGGAAGTCCCCGGCCCCACGGTCGCCTCATTCGCGGCCAAGGCGGAGAACCCACCGAAACCTGCTGTGGACTTACATGAAAACACATCAGCGCGTGGAATGGTTATGGGAAGAAGCTCGACGCCGCGCCTGTCCATCGTGGTGCTTCCGTTCGCTAATCTCGGCGGCGGCCCGGAACAGGAATATTTCGCAGACGGCATCACGGAGAGCCTAACCACTGACTTGTCGCGGATCAGTGGCACATTCGTCATCGCCTGTAATACTGCGTTCACTTACAAAGGGAAGGCGGTCGACGTGCAGCAGCTCGGCAGGGAGCTTAGCGTCCGCTATGTGCTCGAGGGATCAGTTCAGCGCGGCGGAGACCGGTTGCGGGTCAATGTCCAGCTGATCGACGCCGAAACTCGCTCCCATCTTTGGGCCGACCGGTTCGACAAGCCCGTGACTAACCTTTTCGAGATGCAGGACGAAATCGTTGCCAGGCTTGCCATTGCATTGCATGCTCAGCTCATCGAGGCCGAGGCGAGGCGCGCGGAGCTGTCACCGCATCCGGACGCGGTCGATCTGATTTTCCAAGGAAGAAGTTGGTTGAGTAAGGGAATGACTCCCGAACACATGGCGCAAGCGCGATCCTATTTCGAACGCGCGCTGGAGCTGGACCCCGGCAATATCGAAGCGTTGGTCGGCACTGCGAACCTCGATGTGGCAAGTGTAATCGACGTCCTGGACGTCGACCGTGACGCGCGGCTTGCGGCGGCCGAGACGGCCTTGATCAGGGTCTTGTCGAGGTCTCCACGGCACGCCCGCGCGCACATGTTTTTGGGGGCCGTGCAATCGCACACCAACCGGGCGGCTCTAGCGATTGGGCAGTGCGAGCAGGCCCTGACGCTGGATTCTAATTTGGCCGACGCGCACGGTGTTATCGGTTGGGCCAAGCTCTGCAGTGGCCGCGGTGCAGAAACCGAGGCTCACTTCCAGGAGGCCTTTCGGCTTTCTCCCCGGGATAGCCGAGCATACCGGTGGATGCTCAATATCGGCATCGCCAAACAGGTTCTTGGTGCCGACGCCGAAGCAGTCGTATGGCTGCGACGGTGCGTTGAAGCTAACTGGAATTATCCCATCGGGCATTTCTCGCTGGCCGCCGCACTGGCGCGGGTCGGCTCCCCGGACGAGGCGCAAGCCTCCGTGCGCGCGGGCCTTGCACTGGATCCGACGTTCACCCTTCGCCGCTTACGGCACCTGGTGCCGGGAGGCCTCGCGGTAAGTACCGATCCAACGTTCCGTGCCGGAGCCAAACGCGTCCTTGACGACATGCGCTTGGCCGGGGTGCCTGAGGGCTGA